One genomic segment of Rivularia sp. PCC 7116 includes these proteins:
- a CDS encoding AarF/ABC1/UbiB kinase family protein, whose product MNMKTVPPNTTPQETKLVLADNKVDTATVEFPTTIERRKTSLLEETTSEHLGLRYDASGIAAHYKKRPFEVWGRIFTVLFPAVSFALGVWFDRKLGKKVKTDRRRAVQLRELLTRLGPAYIKIGQALSTRPDLVPPVYLEEFTQLQDKLPPFPNELAYQFIEEEIGARPEEIYTDMTPDPIAAASLGQVYRGKLRSTGEEVAIKVQRPDLRERITIDLYILRRLAAWGQKAIKQVRSDLVGILDELGERIFEEMDYVNEGENAERFFQLYGHLKDVYVPKIYWEYTNRRVLTMEWINGLKLTQVNEIAALGIDARYLVEVGVQCSLRQLLEHGFFHADPHPGNLLATYDGKLAYLDFGMMSEIQPPQRYGLIEAIVHVVNRDFDALASDYVKLDFLTPDVDLTPIIPAFANVFADAQGASVADLNIKTITDDLSELMYEYPFRVPPYYALIIRSLVTLEGVAIYIDPNFKVLSEAYPYVSKRLLTDPSPQLRASLKDLLFKDGRFRWNRLENLLKNARNSQDYDSSDALNQGLEFLASERGAFIRTKLVDELFKGVDALGRNVMHNLTQLLRERVGVTAITEVPGASSEEKETLEHIQNIIKILQQGGNFDLSKTIEQISKLAVNPNVQTIGQKIASQVAQKAAARVLRELLVTEEVERKQLPAGS is encoded by the coding sequence ATGAATATGAAGACAGTTCCTCCTAATACCACACCACAAGAGACAAAACTAGTGCTTGCAGATAATAAAGTAGATACTGCTACCGTTGAATTTCCGACTACCATAGAGCGCCGAAAAACTAGCCTCTTAGAAGAGACAACAAGCGAACATTTAGGCTTGCGTTACGATGCTTCAGGAATCGCAGCGCATTACAAGAAAAGACCTTTCGAGGTTTGGGGGCGGATATTTACAGTTTTATTTCCCGCCGTCAGTTTTGCTCTGGGTGTATGGTTTGATCGCAAACTTGGTAAAAAGGTAAAAACTGACCGTCGTCGTGCAGTTCAATTGCGAGAATTGTTAACGCGGTTGGGGCCAGCATATATTAAAATCGGACAGGCATTGTCCACAAGACCAGATTTAGTTCCCCCAGTATATTTAGAAGAATTTACTCAGCTACAGGATAAATTACCACCTTTCCCCAACGAGCTTGCTTATCAGTTTATTGAAGAAGAAATTGGTGCGCGTCCGGAAGAAATTTATACCGACATGACACCAGATCCAATCGCCGCAGCTTCTTTAGGGCAAGTTTATCGAGGCAAGTTAAGAAGTACTGGTGAAGAAGTTGCCATCAAAGTTCAACGCCCAGATTTACGCGAGCGTATAACCATTGATTTATATATATTACGTCGATTGGCAGCTTGGGGACAAAAAGCCATCAAGCAAGTACGCAGCGACTTAGTTGGTATTCTCGATGAATTAGGCGAGCGTATCTTTGAAGAGATGGATTACGTCAACGAAGGCGAAAACGCCGAGCGTTTCTTCCAGCTTTACGGTCACTTAAAAGACGTATACGTTCCTAAAATATACTGGGAATACACCAACCGTCGCGTATTGACGATGGAGTGGATTAACGGACTTAAATTAACTCAAGTAAACGAAATCGCCGCTTTAGGTATAGATGCTCGTTATTTAGTAGAAGTAGGGGTTCAGTGTTCCCTACGTCAATTATTAGAACATGGATTTTTCCACGCCGATCCGCATCCAGGTAACTTATTAGCTACCTACGACGGAAAATTAGCTTATCTTGACTTCGGGATGATGAGCGAGATTCAACCACCGCAGCGTTATGGTTTAATTGAAGCAATTGTTCACGTAGTTAACCGCGATTTCGATGCTTTAGCCTCCGACTACGTTAAATTAGACTTTTTGACACCAGATGTTGATTTAACCCCAATTATTCCAGCATTTGCTAACGTATTCGCCGATGCTCAAGGTGCTTCCGTTGCGGATTTAAATATTAAAACCATCACCGATGATTTATCAGAATTAATGTACGAATATCCGTTCCGGGTACCACCTTATTACGCTTTGATTATTCGTTCTTTGGTAACATTGGAAGGCGTAGCAATATATATTGACCCCAACTTTAAAGTTCTCAGCGAAGCATATCCCTACGTTTCCAAAAGATTATTAACAGATCCATCACCACAATTAAGAGCTTCATTAAAAGACTTACTATTTAAAGATGGTCGTTTTCGTTGGAATCGCTTAGAAAACTTGTTGAAAAATGCTCGTAATTCTCAAGATTACGATTCTAGCGATGCATTGAATCAAGGATTAGAATTTTTAGCATCCGAGCGTGGTGCTTTTATTCGTACCAAGTTAGTAGATGAGTTATTTAAAGGAGTAGATGCATTAGGTAGAAACGTAATGCACAACTTGACTCAATTATTAAGAGAAAGAGTTGGTGTTACAGCAATTACTGAAGTTCCTGGTGCATCTAGTGAAGAAAAAGAAACATTAGAGCATATTCAAAATATCATCAAAATTCTGCAACAAGGCGGTAATTTTGATTTATCGAAAACCATTGAGCAAATTAGTAAACTTGCAGTCAATCCCAACGTGCAAACTATAGGACAAAAAATAGCTTCTCAAGTCGCGCAGAAAGCAGCAGCAAGAGTTTTAAGAGAACTTTTGGTGACGGAAGAAGTTGAGAGGAAGCAGTTACCAGCGGGAAGCTAG
- the recN gene encoding DNA repair protein RecN yields the protein MLLSLYIENFALIDKLELEFGAGLNVLTGETGAGKSIILDAIDAVLGGKVSSRVIRTGSNRALIEGTFTSNSALAAWLTEQEIDLLDENSVVISREVTVSTSSVRSRSRVNGVLVNRQLMNGLRERLVEITAQGQNVLVGQSTQVRNWLDSYGGDALIKQRSVVAAAFSHYHEAHLLLERRRTSERERLQKLDLLTYQAKELGEANLNEPNELEKLLQEQERLNHVVELQQMSYKVYQDLYQSDGGGSTATDLLGNSESTLMNMVEFDTEELQPLLELIRDAQSAVTEVARQMNAYGDGLEADPQRLDEVEERIRELKHICRKYGPSLAEVIEHYNGIQEQLNELNDGEKSIESLEKQEQECLDKLTAECSKLTKLRSATAALLEAEIIRELKPLAMDKVQFKVEIAPISPTASGSDKISFLFSPNPGEPLQPLSETASGGEMSRFLLALKATFSASDSPGTMVFDEIDVGVSGRVAQAIAEKLHQLSLQLQVLCVTHQPLVAAMADQHFHVNKQVINQLKGKKENNGHGEERTVVRIKPLDNLDKRRDELAQLAGGKSASDAVAFADSLLAKAATHREGKGKGKGRKKKT from the coding sequence ATGTTGCTCTCCCTTTATATAGAAAATTTTGCGTTAATTGACAAATTAGAATTAGAATTCGGTGCTGGGTTAAATGTACTTACTGGTGAAACCGGTGCTGGTAAGTCGATTATTCTTGATGCTATCGATGCAGTATTGGGTGGCAAAGTCTCTAGTCGGGTAATTCGCACCGGCAGCAATCGAGCCCTGATAGAAGGTACTTTTACTTCTAATTCTGCTTTGGCTGCTTGGTTGACAGAGCAAGAAATTGATTTACTTGACGAAAATTCAGTAGTTATAAGTCGTGAGGTGACTGTAAGTACTAGCAGCGTCCGCAGTCGTTCGCGGGTAAATGGTGTTTTGGTGAACCGTCAGTTAATGAATGGTTTGCGGGAGCGTCTGGTGGAAATCACCGCTCAAGGACAAAATGTATTGGTAGGGCAATCTACACAGGTTCGTAACTGGTTGGATTCCTATGGTGGTGATGCTTTAATTAAGCAGCGTTCGGTTGTTGCTGCTGCTTTTAGTCATTATCATGAAGCACATTTATTATTAGAACGTCGTCGAACTTCGGAACGGGAACGTTTACAAAAACTCGATCTATTAACTTACCAAGCGAAAGAATTAGGAGAGGCGAATCTTAACGAACCCAACGAATTAGAAAAGCTTTTACAAGAACAAGAGCGCCTTAATCATGTTGTTGAATTGCAACAGATGAGTTACAAAGTTTACCAAGATTTATATCAAAGTGATGGTGGAGGTTCCACAGCTACAGACTTGCTGGGCAATAGCGAATCTACTTTGATGAATATGGTAGAGTTCGACACTGAGGAACTGCAACCACTATTAGAATTAATTAGGGATGCTCAATCCGCAGTGACGGAAGTAGCCAGACAAATGAACGCTTACGGAGACGGCTTAGAGGCAGATCCCCAAAGATTGGATGAAGTTGAAGAGCGAATTCGAGAATTAAAGCACATTTGTCGTAAATATGGTCCTTCACTAGCTGAAGTCATCGAACATTACAATGGCATTCAGGAACAGTTGAACGAGCTTAACGATGGTGAAAAATCCATTGAAAGTTTAGAAAAACAAGAGCAAGAATGTTTGGATAAACTAACTGCTGAATGCAGCAAGTTAACTAAATTGCGTAGCGCTACAGCTGCTTTACTGGAAGCGGAAATTATCAGGGAATTAAAACCCCTAGCAATGGATAAAGTGCAATTCAAAGTTGAGATAGCACCAATTTCTCCTACTGCTAGCGGCAGCGATAAAATTAGTTTTCTGTTTAGTCCGAATCCAGGTGAACCGCTGCAACCCTTGTCAGAAACTGCCTCTGGTGGTGAAATGAGCCGTTTCTTACTAGCATTAAAAGCTACATTCTCAGCCTCAGACAGTCCCGGAACAATGGTATTTGACGAAATTGATGTCGGTGTTTCCGGTAGAGTTGCCCAGGCGATCGCCGAGAAATTACATCAATTAAGTTTGCAGCTTCAGGTATTGTGCGTTACTCACCAACCTTTAGTAGCCGCAATGGCTGACCAGCATTTTCATGTAAATAAGCAGGTTATCAATCAACTAAAAGGTAAAAAAGAAAACAACGGTCATGGCGAAGAGCGTACCGTAGTTAGAATTAAACCTCTGGATAACTTAGATAAACGACGGGATGAATTAGCGCAGCTAGCTGGTGGGAAATCAGCCAGCGATGCAGTAGCTTTTGCCGATTCCTTGTTAGCGAAAGCAGCGACTCATCGAGAGGGGAAGGGGAAAGGGAAAGGGAGGAAGAAGAAAACGTAA
- a CDS encoding serine hydrolase yields MSEISRRKLLKQGTTAFISLSTLSLLKFLADSVSAAETVVGNLETQIPRLMRNNRIPGISVAMIRDGELFWNKSFGVKHQYNKQLVTDETIFACASLTKPLFGYAVLKMAERKEIDLDAPLTKYTDKPLISDSRIQKVTARRVLSHTTGFPNWSGSKPVWFKNNPATKFGYSGEGFLYLQSVVEKITEQPLEEYLQQQILKPWGMNSSSLVWQPEYANIASYGHNRQLKPRAMSKPKAAVSAGSLRTTAAEYAQFPIAMMKPGTVDSSYLTEASLQQMLTPQIKLSYSLDWGLGWGLEKTNKGNFFWHWGDLVTFKSFTAASKDLKTGIVILTNSQNGLKICERIVNQAIGGKHPAFKYWMIDY; encoded by the coding sequence ATGTCCGAAATATCTCGTAGAAAATTATTAAAACAAGGTACAACCGCTTTTATAAGTCTTTCAACTCTGAGCTTACTTAAATTCCTGGCTGATTCTGTTTCCGCAGCAGAAACAGTTGTCGGTAATTTGGAAACCCAAATTCCCAGATTGATGAGAAATAACCGAATCCCCGGTATTTCTGTAGCAATGATTCGGGATGGGGAATTATTTTGGAATAAAAGCTTTGGAGTTAAACACCAATATAATAAACAACTCGTTACTGACGAAACTATCTTTGCTTGTGCATCCTTGACTAAACCATTGTTTGGTTATGCAGTTTTAAAAATGGCTGAAAGAAAAGAAATTGATTTAGATGCACCTTTAACAAAATACACCGATAAACCTTTAATTTCTGATTCTCGAATTCAAAAAGTAACTGCTCGCAGAGTCTTATCTCATACTACTGGTTTTCCTAATTGGAGCGGTAGCAAACCTGTGTGGTTTAAGAATAATCCGGCAACAAAGTTTGGTTATTCCGGAGAAGGTTTTTTATATTTACAAAGTGTAGTTGAAAAAATTACCGAACAACCTTTAGAAGAGTATTTACAACAGCAAATATTGAAACCTTGGGGAATGAATAGCAGCAGCTTAGTTTGGCAACCCGAATATGCCAATATTGCGAGTTACGGACACAATCGTCAACTTAAACCTAGAGCGATGAGTAAACCAAAAGCAGCGGTATCTGCTGGAAGTTTACGTACTACTGCTGCTGAATATGCTCAATTTCCTATCGCGATGATGAAACCGGGAACAGTTGATAGTAGTTATTTAACCGAAGCAAGTTTACAGCAGATGTTAACTCCGCAAATTAAACTTAGCTATTCCCTTGATTGGGGTTTGGGTTGGGGATTGGAAAAAACGAATAAAGGTAACTTCTTTTGGCATTGGGGAGATTTAGTTACTTTTAAAAGTTTTACCGCAGCTTCCAAAGATTTAAAAACGGGAATTGTAATTTTAACTAACAGTCAAAACGGATTAAAAATCTGCGAAAGAATTGTTAATCAAGCAATCGGTGGAAAGCACCCTGCATTTAAATACTGGATGATTGATTATTAA
- a CDS encoding APC family permease: protein MSSNQQLQSKTIGLFTATCIVVANMIGTGVFTSLGFQVVDIKSGFTLLFLWLVGGVFALCGALSYGELGAAMPHSGGEYYYLSRIYHPVVGFLSGWVSVTVGFAAPIAAAAMALGAYFKGVFPVFSSTVIGLAVVIGVSLIHSKSKTFGSYFQQIFTILKVLLIVILIVCGLSLAEPQQLGFLPSMGDVNLVFSSPFAISLVYVTYSYSGWNAAVYLASEVEEPEKNLPRSLIFGTLIVMGLYLLLNFIFLYTTPINKLVGELEIGYIAANQIFGVVGARIMGILISLGLVSSISSMVLAGPRVTQAIGEDIPLFKLLARKNSSGIPYLAILLQLFIVTVLILTSSFQAVITYLGFTLTLSSFITVLGVFVYRFRYPEASRPYQTWGYPITPLIFLGISAWMLVFILIDKPKESLTGMATLLIGLIVYFIASKNKMGWSSVKEEAKYVSAYQSDNNQTQFNEK, encoded by the coding sequence ATGTCTTCCAATCAGCAACTTCAATCAAAAACGATCGGCTTGTTTACTGCAACCTGTATTGTGGTAGCCAATATGATAGGTACAGGTGTATTCACTAGCTTAGGCTTTCAAGTGGTGGATATAAAATCTGGTTTCACCCTATTGTTTTTATGGCTAGTGGGTGGAGTTTTCGCTTTATGCGGTGCTTTAAGCTATGGCGAATTAGGTGCAGCGATGCCTCATTCGGGTGGCGAATATTATTATTTATCTCGTATATATCATCCAGTAGTAGGTTTTTTATCTGGATGGGTATCGGTGACAGTAGGTTTTGCTGCACCAATCGCAGCAGCAGCAATGGCTTTAGGAGCATATTTCAAAGGTGTGTTTCCGGTATTTTCTTCAACAGTTATTGGTTTAGCTGTAGTTATCGGCGTTTCTTTGATTCATAGTAAAAGTAAAACATTTGGTAGTTACTTTCAACAGATATTTACGATTTTGAAAGTTCTATTAATTGTAATTTTGATTGTCTGCGGTTTGAGTTTAGCTGAACCTCAACAATTAGGTTTTTTACCCTCAATGGGAGATGTAAATTTAGTTTTTAGTTCTCCTTTTGCAATTTCGTTAGTTTATGTAACTTACTCTTATTCAGGATGGAATGCAGCCGTTTATTTAGCTAGTGAGGTAGAAGAGCCAGAAAAAAATCTGCCTCGTTCTTTAATATTCGGAACTTTGATTGTAATGGGTTTATATCTACTATTAAACTTTATCTTTTTATATACAACACCAATTAATAAATTGGTAGGAGAACTAGAAATTGGATATATAGCCGCCAATCAAATTTTTGGTGTTGTTGGGGCTAGAATCATGGGCATTCTTATCTCATTAGGATTAGTAAGTTCTATTAGCTCAATGGTTTTAGCTGGTCCCAGAGTTACTCAAGCAATTGGTGAAGATATTCCTTTATTTAAACTACTTGCTAGGAAAAATTCTAGTGGAATTCCATATTTGGCAATTTTACTACAGCTATTTATAGTTACTGTTTTGATACTCACATCTAGTTTTCAAGCAGTTATTACTTATCTCGGATTTACCCTAACTTTATCTTCATTTATTACAGTTTTAGGGGTTTTTGTTTACCGATTTCGATATCCCGAAGCATCTCGACCTTATCAGACTTGGGGTTATCCGATAACACCGCTTATTTTCCTAGGAATTAGTGCCTGGATGTTGGTGTTTATTTTAATTGATAAACCGAAAGAATCTTTAACGGGAATGGCAACGTTATTAATTGGTTTAATTGTCTATTTTATTGCATCAAAAAACAAAATGGGCTGGTCTTCGGTTAAGGAAGAAGCGAAGTATGTATCTGCATATCAAAGCGACAACAATCAAACCCAATTTAATGAAAAATAA
- a CDS encoding GAF domain-containing protein: MSVYQRSRNETTDLIIGENTQGKHDFIQDSTRLDALGQQQEGTISTFLAPLTQDTFKQVVKDVEHKLQIVNQTLSMLDSKGFEAILQEMLQSITLKTGELLGADRTTIFLLDEEKQELYTIVAEGEGKRSLEIRIPANKGIAGEVATDKKVVNIPYDFYNDNRSSFAREHEKRTDYRTYTMLALPLLNEQGKLVAVVQLLNKLKPDSSSEIPLSERIDVDGFTDADEQLFQEFAPSIRLILESSHSFYIATQKQRAAEALMKAIKSLSQSGLDLEETLKRVMDEAKQLMNADRSTLWLIDRDSQELWTKITLDDGSTRELRVPMGKGFVGQVASTGKILNIAFDLYDNPDSDTAKQIDRQTAYRTCSLLCMPVFNSDKELIGVTQLVNKKSKKQSAPYNPEDWPKAPECFQASFDRNDEEFMEAFNIQAGVALQNAQLFATIKQQEQMQRDILRSLSNGVISTDSKGNILAANESALRLLGLEEQERLEGKLINDIINIKENDFDKWCQDALNADDKLREQYYPDRTLISHESLENSINLSINTIADASDNSQVRGALVVMDDISDEKRLKSTMYRYMTQELAEELLKLDDAKLGGDRKEVSILFSDIRGYTTLTENLEAEEVVGMLNEYFESMVEAVFKHKGTLDKYIGDAIMAVYGSPLPLQNHAWMAVQTSLEMRRRLEDFNTRRHADNKPQIKIGIGINSDVVISGNIGSSKRMEFTAIGDGVNLGSRLESVSKQYGCDIIISDNTYEPCKHLVWARELDYIRVKGRNEPVSIYELIGLRNDNVCGDKLTAIEHYHKGREYYINRQFTSAKQQFAKVLEIQENDKAAISHLKRCHYWLDNPPSEADWDDGVWTFKEK, encoded by the coding sequence ATGTCAGTCTACCAACGTAGTCGCAATGAAACCACCGATTTAATTATTGGTGAAAACACTCAGGGGAAGCACGACTTTATTCAAGATTCTACTCGTTTAGACGCTTTGGGTCAGCAACAGGAAGGAACTATATCGACTTTCCTTGCTCCTTTGACTCAAGATACTTTTAAACAAGTAGTTAAAGATGTAGAGCATAAATTGCAGATTGTTAATCAAACCTTGTCCATGTTGGACTCGAAAGGATTTGAAGCAATTTTGCAAGAAATGCTACAGTCTATCACTCTAAAAACTGGTGAGTTATTAGGTGCTGATAGAACAACTATATTTCTTTTAGATGAAGAAAAACAAGAACTATATACCATTGTTGCAGAAGGTGAAGGAAAGCGTTCTTTAGAAATTCGCATACCGGCAAATAAAGGTATTGCTGGCGAAGTTGCCACTGATAAAAAAGTAGTAAATATTCCCTACGATTTCTATAACGATAATCGTTCTTCTTTTGCCCGAGAGCATGAAAAAAGAACTGACTATCGTACCTATACCATGCTGGCTTTACCTTTACTTAACGAACAAGGTAAATTAGTTGCCGTAGTACAACTTTTAAATAAACTAAAACCAGATAGTAGCAGTGAAATCCCTTTAAGCGAACGTATCGATGTTGACGGTTTTACTGATGCTGACGAGCAATTATTTCAAGAATTTGCACCTTCTATCAGACTAATTTTAGAATCATCGCATTCTTTTTACATTGCAACTCAAAAACAAAGAGCTGCTGAAGCGTTGATGAAAGCAATTAAGTCACTTTCGCAAAGTGGTCTTGATTTAGAAGAGACACTGAAGCGGGTGATGGATGAAGCTAAGCAACTAATGAATGCAGATCGTTCTACTTTATGGCTAATAGACCGCGATAGCCAAGAATTATGGACGAAAATTACTCTTGACGATGGTTCGACTAGAGAGTTACGAGTACCGATGGGTAAAGGTTTTGTTGGTCAAGTTGCATCTACTGGCAAAATACTCAATATTGCCTTTGATTTGTATGATAATCCCGACTCTGACACAGCTAAACAAATAGATCGGCAAACAGCTTACCGTACCTGTAGTTTGCTTTGTATGCCGGTATTTAATAGCGACAAAGAATTAATCGGCGTAACTCAACTAGTAAATAAGAAAAGTAAAAAGCAATCTGCTCCCTATAACCCCGAAGATTGGCCAAAAGCTCCTGAATGCTTCCAAGCAAGTTTCGATAGAAATGACGAAGAGTTTATGGAAGCTTTTAATATACAAGCAGGCGTAGCGCTACAAAACGCTCAATTATTCGCCACTATCAAGCAACAAGAACAAATGCAGCGCGATATTCTTCGCAGCCTTTCCAATGGTGTAATTTCTACTGATAGCAAAGGTAATATCCTTGCCGCAAATGAAAGCGCCTTGCGTTTGTTGGGATTAGAAGAACAAGAACGATTAGAAGGGAAATTAATTAACGACATTATTAATATTAAAGAAAACGACTTTGATAAATGGTGCCAAGATGCTTTAAATGCCGACGATAAATTACGCGAACAATATTATCCGGATCGCACTCTTATCAGCCATGAATCTTTAGAAAACAGCATTAATTTATCGATAAACACTATTGCAGACGCAAGCGACAACTCACAAGTTAGAGGTGCGCTGGTTGTCATGGACGATATCAGCGACGAAAAGCGGCTCAAGAGTACAATGTACCGCTATATGACTCAAGAACTCGCTGAAGAATTACTTAAATTAGACGATGCAAAACTAGGCGGTGATAGAAAAGAAGTTTCGATTCTATTTTCCGATATTCGCGGCTACACCACTCTTACTGAAAACCTGGAAGCTGAAGAAGTCGTAGGTATGCTCAATGAATACTTCGAGTCAATGGTGGAAGCAGTTTTTAAACATAAAGGCACCCTAGATAAATACATCGGCGATGCCATCATGGCTGTATACGGTTCCCCGTTACCTTTACAAAACCATGCTTGGATGGCAGTACAAACTTCCTTAGAAATGCGTCGGCGTTTAGAAGATTTTAATACTCGTCGTCATGCAGATAATAAACCACAAATCAAAATTGGTATAGGTATTAACTCAGACGTTGTAATCAGTGGAAACATTGGTTCTAGCAAACGTATGGAATTTACCGCAATCGGCGATGGTGTCAACCTTGGCTCTCGTTTGGAAAGCGTCAGCAAACAGTACGGCTGCGACATTATTATCAGTGATAATACTTATGAGCCTTGCAAACATTTAGTATGGGCAAGGGAATTAGACTACATTAGGGTAAAAGGTCGTAACGAACCAGTATCAATATACGAATTAATTGGTTTGCGTAATGATAATGTTTGTGGCGACAAACTAACGGCAATTGAACATTATCATAAAGGACGCGAATACTACATTAATCGTCAATTTACCTCAGCGAAACAGCAATTCGCTAAAGTCTTGGAAATTCAGGAAAATGACAAAGCCGCCATATCTCATCTCAAGCGCTGCCACTATTGGCTAGATAATCCTCCATCCGAAGCTGACTGGGACGATGGAGTTTGGACATTTAAGGAAAAATAG
- a CDS encoding pentapeptide repeat-containing protein: protein MNKVDEKNLPAVLMASSSSELLQRYAAGERDFPGSRLIGVNLTRANLIGADLSRVHLQYAYLAGAKLNGTNLSQALLDGVQLVGADLRDANLSISSLSEAELCGADLRDAVMKTADLRGADVSNANLSCVNLSGADLRYANLVNSNFSYTNFSNAFLTTANLSNAYLVGANLSHTDLNGANVENALFGYNKGISRSVKLDLQMRGAIFIVDSEL from the coding sequence ATGAACAAAGTGGATGAGAAAAACCTACCCGCTGTATTGATGGCATCAAGTTCAAGCGAACTACTTCAGCGTTATGCGGCAGGGGAGAGAGATTTTCCTGGTAGCAGATTAATTGGTGTAAATTTAACTCGCGCTAACCTTATTGGTGCTGACTTAAGTCGAGTTCATTTGCAATATGCTTATCTGGCAGGAGCCAAACTAAATGGTACTAATTTGAGTCAAGCCTTGCTTGACGGAGTTCAACTAGTAGGTGCTGATTTACGAGATGCTAATTTAAGTATTTCAAGTTTGAGTGAAGCTGAGTTGTGTGGTGCTGATTTGCGTGATGCTGTAATGAAAACTGCTGATTTACGCGGCGCTGATGTAAGTAATGCAAATCTAAGTTGTGTCAATTTATCTGGTGCCGATCTACGGTACGCTAATTTGGTTAATTCTAATTTCAGCTATACGAATTTTAGTAATGCATTTCTAACCACAGCTAACTTAAGTAATGCTTATTTGGTCGGTGCTAATTTAAGCCATACTGACCTTAATGGTGCAAACGTAGAGAATGCTTTATTTGGGTACAATAAAGGTATTTCTAGGTCTGTTAAGCTTGATTTACAAATGCGGGGAGCAATATTTATAGTTGATAGCGAACTTTAA
- a CDS encoding carbohydrate ABC transporter permease yields MFKPSRTKKDSNLLTLGVLILLAAIILLPLLVVFLTSFSQGQTTQSVLPQNGWSLSNYRDAWGRGKFLLAFANSTLVALTVTSFQIITSALAGYALARLKFRGRELLLLIVLATLVIPFQLLVIPVFLVLKWGHLINTYWALILPTAANGFGIFLLRQYFKSIPIELEEAAAIDGASRLQILWQVMLPLARPALVTLFLFTFIGEWNDLFKPLVFTTRPELRTVQLALAEFQEQFTNNWPLLMAAVTIATVPVMLLFLIGQRQFIRGIATTGIKN; encoded by the coding sequence ATGTTCAAACCAAGCCGAACGAAAAAGGACAGTAACCTTCTTACCCTAGGAGTGCTAATACTATTGGCGGCTATTATCCTATTGCCGCTGCTTGTGGTTTTCCTAACATCATTCTCCCAGGGACAAACAACTCAAAGCGTGTTACCGCAAAATGGCTGGTCTTTATCTAATTACCGCGATGCATGGGGGCGAGGTAAATTTTTACTAGCGTTTGCTAACTCTACCTTAGTAGCACTAACAGTAACTTCTTTTCAAATTATAACTTCGGCATTGGCAGGTTATGCATTAGCAAGATTAAAGTTTAGAGGACGCGAGTTATTACTGCTAATAGTTTTAGCGACGTTAGTAATACCTTTTCAGTTGCTGGTAATTCCAGTGTTTTTAGTTCTAAAGTGGGGACACTTGATAAATACCTATTGGGCGCTGATTTTACCCACTGCTGCCAACGGTTTCGGTATTTTCTTATTAAGGCAGTATTTCAAAAGTATTCCTATAGAGTTGGAAGAAGCAGCAGCTATAGATGGAGCTTCGAGGCTGCAAATATTATGGCAAGTAATGTTGCCTCTTGCCCGTCCTGCATTAGTAACATTATTTTTATTTACCTTTATTGGCGAATGGAACGATTTATTTAAACCCTTAGTATTTACAACCCGCCCGGAATTAAGAACGGTACAGCTAGCTTTAGCTGAATTTCAAGAACAATTCACTAATAATTGGCCTTTACTAATGGCAGCAGTCACAATAGCCACCGTACCCGTAATGTTACTATTCCTTATCGGTCAACGGCAGTTTATTCGCGGTATCGCAACGACGGGTATTAAGAATTAA